In Erigeron canadensis isolate Cc75 chromosome 6, C_canadensis_v1, whole genome shotgun sequence, the following are encoded in one genomic region:
- the LOC122605782 gene encoding uncharacterized protein LOC122605782, producing MEEHKELGFCPSFSCYSSNTAETAARVSIQCQQENLEQEFEFSPTDIVCDHKTQVFPFFNRDLLTEKEHIVVCDGPNIDSLQNLFISERDRDRELEKEEYASSSESESEEEGSGMFCVWRNNKTDQNGAGSPLSKCKKSSSTGSGSKRWRIKDLLLMRSNSEGKEPPMILFTDNNNDKVDLRKEKGNSGEVAVYSGGKTKPKSIHELFYVQQRAKRQDGKRKSYLPYRQGLIGRFF from the coding sequence atggaAGAACACAAGGAGCTAGGGTTCTGCCCTAGCTTCAGTTGTTATTCTTCCAACACCGCCGAAACGGCCGCTAGAGTCAGCATTCAGTGTCAACAAGAGAATTTAGAACAAGAGTTTGAATTCTCACCAACCGACATCGTTTGTGATCACAAAACACAAGTTTTCCCTTTTTTCAACCGTGATCTGTTGACGGAAAAAGAACATATAGTAGTATGTGATGGTCCAAATATCGATTCGttacaaaatttatttatttcagaACGTGATCGCGATCGCgaacttgaaaaagaagaaTACGCTTCCTCATCAGAATCGGAATCCGAAGAAGAAGGTTCTGGAATGTTCTGTGTATGGAGAAACAATAAAACTGATCAAAATGGAGCTGGATCACCATTaagtaaatgtaaaaaaagtagTTCAACGGGATCGGGGTCGAAACGTTGGAGAATAAAGGACCTCCTACTTATGCGGAGTAATAGTGAAGGCAAAGAACCTCCAATGATTTTATTTAcggataataataatgataaagttGATTTGCGCAAGGAGAAAGGGAATTCCGGAGAAGTCGCCGTGTATTCAGGAGGAAAAACGAAGCCAAAGTCGATACATGAATTGTTTTATGTGCAACAGAGAGCTAAACGTCAAGATGGTAAAAGAAAATCGTATTTACCATATAGGCAAGGCTTAATTGGTAgatttttttag
- the LOC122604756 gene encoding protein ALP1-like, translated as MASGLLDNSSDSPDESNDSSMEFFVNALHFLEDTATSSAPQTRRYTDRRREIGLFTLLNDWFVQQPKYEDDYFRKKFRMDKTMFLDIVHDIEANFPYFQERYDARKRKSFTAIQKCTSAVRQLATGNAPDEYDEYLCMAARTVRETLDYFCGAIIRLYSREYLRRPTSHDVALIFEAHELRHHMSGMLGSIDCTHVEWSACPRHLRGQYTRGDHNGPTIMLEITASQDLWIWHAFFGVPGSNNDINVLNQSDLYVTARNGTAPDSSFRVNGRDYKRGYYLSDGIYNKWSTLVKAYPYPTDPKEKRFKKLQEAARKDVERAFGVLKGKWKILQRPLRPQTKDKIGKYVHTCIILHNMIIKRDGRAISPVHIMDPPVQPVFDESVYVELIDEEVHHRLRYDLTEHVWAQDLAYLDD; from the coding sequence ATGGCTTCCGGTCTTTTGGATAATTCGAGCGACTCTCCCGACGAATCAAACGATAGCTCTATGGAATTCTTTGTTAACGCGTTACACTTTCTTGAAGATACGGCAACTTCTAGTGCTCCTCAAACTCGACGGTATACGGACCGGCGTCGGGAAATTGGTCTTTTCACTCTTTTGAACGATTggttcgttcaacaaccaaaatACGAAGATGATTACTTTCGAAAGAAGTTTCGAATGGACAAGACCATGTTTTTAGATATCGTGCACGACATTGAAGCAAACTTCCCGTATTTCCAAGAACGTTACGatgcaagaaaaagaaaaagttttacggCGATACAGAAATGCACATCCGCCGTTAGGCAACTCGCGACGGGTAACGCACCAGACGAGTATGACGAGTACTTGTGCATGGCAGCCAGAACCGTACGTGAGACCCTTGATTATTTTTGTGGCGCCATCATTCGGTTGTATAGCCGAGAGTACCTACGCAGGCCGACGTCACACGACGTTGCACTCATCTTCGAGGCCCACGAGCTTCGACATCATATGTCTgggatgcttggtagcatcgatTGCACACATGTCGAGTGGTCGGCATGTCCTAGACATTTGAGAGGGCAATACACGAGGGGTGACCACAACGGTCCAACTATTATGCTTGAAATCACCGCGTCACaagatttgtggatttggcatgcttttttCGGTGTCCCGGGAtcaaacaacgacatcaacgtgttGAACCAATCCGATTTGTATGTCACAGCGCGTAACGGAACGGCTCCGGATTCTTCATTCCGCGTGAATGGCCGAGATTATAAACGTGGCTACTATCTTAGTGATGGGATCTACAACAAGTGGTCAACACTTGTTAAAGCATACCCGTATCCAACCGACCCTaaggaaaaaagattcaagaaattgCAAGAGGCGGCCAGAAAAGATGTCGAGCGAGCTTTTGGTGTCCTCAAAGGTAAATGGAAAATTCTTCAACGACCTCTTCGACCTCAAACGAAAGACAAAATTGGAAAGTATGTTCATACATGTATTATcttacacaacatgatcattaaGAGGGACGGGAGGGCAATCTCACCGGTCCATATAATGGACCCGCCAGTGCAACCGGTGTTCGATGAAAGTGTGTATGTGGAGTTGATAGACGAAGAAGTTCACCATCGCCTTCGATATGATCTTACGGAGCACGTATGGGCTCAAGATTTGGCGTATCTcgatgattag